Part of the Sulfuricella denitrificans skB26 genome is shown below.
TACTCGCCGGCGTTATGCGCCACTGGCAGCACCGGGGTTCCGGTATGGGTGGCGAGCCAGGCACCGCCGATATTGTACTTGCCTTTCTCGCCGGGTCGGACACGCGTGCCCTCGGGAAAAACCACGACCCAGAAGCCTTTTGCCAATCGCGCCTTACCCTGATCCAGGATCTGCTTCAGCGCGGCCCTGCCTGCTCCCCTGTCGATAGCTATCGGGCTGGCGATGGCCAGCGCCCAGCCGAAAAAAGGGATGCGCAGCAGCTCGCGTTTCAACACCCACACCAGCGGCGGCAGAATATCCTGGAACGCCAGGGTCTCCCACGCCGACTGGTGCTTGGACAGAACAATAACCTGAGTATTGGGAATGTTCTCCCGGCCGACAATGCGGTAGGAAAGCCCGCAGGTCAGCTTTAGCCAGGGCAGCATGATTTTTGCCCAATGCGCGATCAGGCGGTAGCGGGTGACGGGGTCGAGGGGCAGAGAAAAGAAGGCTGCTAAAAAAAAGAAGGGGGTGAACAGCCACATCCCCAAAGCGAAGATGAAGGAACGAATCCAGATCATGCTTTAAAAGCCGTGAGGAGTGAAGAGTTAGAAGTGAGGAGTAAAAGCACCCCACCATTGCCGTTTTTGACCTTACTCCTCACCCCTAACTCCTCACCTCAATCACGTGCTTGACCGCTTCACCAAGGTCAGCAAAAACCAGGGTGTTTTCAGGCAGACCGCCTTTTTCGTGGGTTTTCATGCCTTTGCCGGTAAGCACCAGGATCGGCTGGCCGCCCACTTCCGCCGATGCCTGCAAATCACGCAGGCTGTCGCCGATGCAGGGTACGCCAGCCAGGCTCATGTTGAAGCGCGCAGCGATTTCCTGGAACATGCCGGGCTTGGGTTTGCGGCAGCCGCAATCCGAATCGGCGGCGTGGGGGCAAAAAAAGCACGCATCGATGCGCGCACCAACCTGGGCCAGAGTTTTGTGCATCTTGTCGTGAATTTCGTTGAGCATGGCCATGTCGAACAGGCCGCGGCCGACGCCGGACTGGTTGGTCGCCAGCACCACCTTGAACCCGGCCTGATTCAGGCGCGCAATCGCCTCCAGG
Proteins encoded:
- a CDS encoding lysophospholipid acyltransferase family protein, translated to MIWIRSFIFALGMWLFTPFFFLAAFFSLPLDPVTRYRLIAHWAKIMLPWLKLTCGLSYRIVGRENIPNTQVIVLSKHQSAWETLAFQDILPPLVWVLKRELLRIPFFGWALAIASPIAIDRGAGRAALKQILDQGKARLAKGFWVVVFPEGTRVRPGEKGKYNIGGAWLATHTGTPVLPVAHNAGEYWGKNGFLKRPGMITISFGPQIDSKGIKADELNARAEAWIEGEMARIAAGEA
- the gmhB gene encoding D-glycero-beta-D-manno-heptose 1,7-bisphosphate 7-phosphatase, with translation MKLIILDRDGVVNYDSDHFIKSPEEWRPIPGSLEAIARLNQAGFKVVLATNQSGVGRGLFDMAMLNEIHDKMHKTLAQVGARIDACFFCPHAADSDCGCRKPKPGMFQEIAARFNMSLAGVPCIGDSLRDLQASAEVGGQPILVLTGKGMKTHEKGGLPENTLVFADLGEAVKHVIEVRS